In Magnetococcales bacterium, a genomic segment contains:
- a CDS encoding SET domain-containing protein, with translation MLLVKTVIGPSQIHGIGLFANQVIEEGTLVGRLTQWDVVVEREGLPQQLDDFFMDYSIFTDRATQTAFQTYCDNMRFMNHSKQPNCLDRPNGDCVAVRKIYPGEEMTCDYGLISASDAYK, from the coding sequence ATGTTACTCGTCAAGACAGTCATTGGTCCCTCACAGATTCATGGCATCGGCCTGTTTGCCAATCAGGTGATTGAAGAAGGCACACTGGTCGGCAGACTCACCCAATGGGATGTCGTGGTGGAAAGGGAGGGATTGCCGCAACAACTCGATGATTTTTTTATGGATTATTCAATTTTCACGGACAGGGCAACCCAGACCGCCTTCCAGACCTACTGCGACAACATGCGTTTCATGAACCATTCCAAGCAACCCAATTGCCTGGACCGGCCCAATGGTGATTGTGTCGCCGTGCGCAAAATTTATCCCGGCGAAGAAATGACCTGTGATTATGGGTTGATCAGCGCGAGTGATGCGTACAAGTAG